The Methanobacterium lacus genome includes a region encoding these proteins:
- a CDS encoding single-stranded-DNA-specific exonuclease RecJ, whose protein sequence is MIQKQQHSLLNKAEEACELLGRHLDQDHVVRIISHNDADGISAAGVMCNAVAKQQGKFHVTIIPRLKDENIAKFLKEKYKLFIFCDMGSGNLRGIKRLKGDVIIADHHQTIDSKEELSNSIVHVNPHLYELDGTKDVSGSGVSYLTVRPMGCKNLAGLALVGAFGDMQYKNGFTGVNKMIQDDGVDSGNIEIREDLKIAYRSNEPLYKALSYTINPVLKGISGDEEGAVTFLEKIGISYGIKFTELSNEEKDILKAELVKINPKIFGDVFTIPSEVPELTNLEEYSNILDACGKNKKQGIGLSICIGDRKDSIQEAQKLVKSYREDLVHGIQWIKKEGSVIQDNIQYIYTEEKRKKRIMGTLSSIGLDLEILDPGKPVLAMSRMDNIIKVSGRTTTEMTEMGVNLGYALENASKSFNGSGGGHNIAAGAVVPYREMDNFLNLVDEIVRTQLNS, encoded by the coding sequence ATGATCCAAAAACAGCAGCACTCCTTGTTAAATAAGGCCGAAGAAGCCTGCGAATTACTTGGCAGGCATCTTGATCAGGATCATGTTGTGAGAATTATTTCTCACAACGATGCTGATGGAATTTCCGCTGCAGGTGTAATGTGCAATGCAGTAGCCAAACAGCAAGGAAAATTCCATGTCACTATTATACCCCGATTAAAGGATGAAAATATAGCTAAATTCCTGAAAGAAAAATATAAATTGTTTATTTTCTGTGATATGGGAAGTGGCAACCTTAGGGGAATTAAAAGACTTAAAGGTGATGTGATCATCGCAGATCATCATCAGACAATTGATTCTAAAGAAGAATTATCAAATTCCATAGTACATGTAAATCCACACCTCTATGAATTAGACGGAACCAAAGATGTTAGTGGTTCAGGAGTGTCTTACCTAACTGTCAGGCCAATGGGTTGCAAAAATCTTGCAGGTTTGGCATTGGTTGGTGCATTCGGAGATATGCAATATAAAAATGGATTCACCGGTGTCAACAAAATGATACAAGATGATGGTGTGGACTCTGGAAATATCGAAATACGGGAAGACCTTAAAATTGCTTACAGATCGAATGAGCCCCTTTACAAAGCTTTATCCTACACCATAAATCCTGTTCTGAAAGGAATTTCAGGAGATGAAGAAGGAGCTGTGACATTCCTAGAAAAAATTGGCATATCCTATGGAATCAAATTCACAGAACTGAGCAACGAAGAAAAGGATATTTTGAAGGCAGAACTGGTTAAGATCAATCCAAAAATATTTGGAGATGTTTTCACGATCCCATCTGAAGTACCTGAATTAACCAACCTGGAAGAATATTCCAACATACTAGATGCATGTGGGAAAAATAAAAAACAGGGTATCGGGCTCAGCATCTGTATCGGAGACAGAAAAGATTCAATCCAAGAAGCTCAGAAACTGGTGAAAAGTTACAGAGAAGATCTAGTACATGGAATTCAATGGATTAAAAAAGAAGGATCCGTGATTCAAGACAATATACAATACATTTACACCGAAGAAAAACGGAAAAAACGTATAATGGGTACTCTTTCCAGTATAGGGCTTGATCTTGAGATTTTGGATCCCGGCAAACCTGTATTGGCCATGTCAAGAATGGACAACATCATCAAAGTATCTGGAAGAACAACCACAGAAATGACTGAAATGGGCGTTAATTTAGGATATGCATTAGAGAATGCATCTAAAAGCTTTAATGGCTCAGGTGGCGGACATAATATTGCAGCAGGTGCTGTTGTTCCATACAGAGAAATGGATAACTTCCTGAACTTGGTGGATGAAATAGTAAGGACACAGTTAAATTCCTAA
- a CDS encoding aconitase X, producing MHLTKEEERMYEGEEGSAVAKSMEILVALGDIYGAEKLVSISSAQISGVSYKTIGDAGLEYLQELSVDAHVRVPSTLNPAGVDLEIWKELGFSEEFTLKQQAIVEAYQKMGVSTTCTCTPYLVGNVPTLGSHIAWSESSAVCYANSVLGARTNREGGPGALSAAICGRTAEYGYHMDEARKPVLIVDVDTEIQGSDYGALGYLVGNKVGGGVPYFKFKNHPGTDQLKWLGAALASSGSVALYHVENVTPESSWAKQYTLNEEIETISVGREDINETRATLTTSDEKPDLICVGCPHASLEEIKQVADLLKGRKIKNMVWVCTSISIKAAADRMGYTKTIETAGGKLVCDTCMVVAPVEQLDYKVVGVDSAKAANYVPNMCGLDVVYNELENLIIYK from the coding sequence ATGCACTTGACAAAAGAAGAAGAAAGGATGTATGAAGGAGAAGAAGGTTCTGCTGTTGCAAAATCCATGGAAATATTGGTGGCATTGGGTGATATCTACGGTGCTGAAAAACTGGTGAGTATCAGTTCAGCACAGATATCTGGAGTGTCTTACAAAACCATTGGTGATGCCGGACTGGAATATCTTCAAGAACTTTCAGTGGATGCCCATGTAAGAGTTCCATCAACATTGAACCCCGCAGGTGTGGATTTGGAAATATGGAAGGAACTTGGATTTTCTGAAGAATTCACCCTAAAACAACAGGCCATAGTAGAGGCCTACCAAAAAATGGGTGTCTCAACCACCTGCACATGTACACCATACCTAGTTGGAAACGTACCAACATTAGGATCACATATTGCATGGTCAGAATCATCAGCTGTTTGCTATGCCAATTCCGTGCTTGGAGCTAGAACAAATCGTGAAGGTGGTCCAGGAGCATTATCAGCAGCAATATGTGGAAGAACAGCAGAATATGGATATCACATGGATGAAGCAAGGAAACCTGTTTTGATAGTGGATGTTGATACAGAAATTCAAGGATCAGATTACGGTGCACTTGGTTATCTTGTTGGAAACAAAGTTGGAGGAGGAGTACCTTACTTCAAATTTAAAAATCATCCCGGAACAGATCAGCTTAAATGGTTGGGAGCTGCACTCGCATCTTCAGGATCCGTTGCACTGTACCATGTTGAAAATGTAACTCCAGAAAGTTCATGGGCTAAACAATACACTCTAAACGAAGAAATTGAAACAATTTCTGTAGGAAGAGAAGATATTAATGAAACCAGAGCTACCTTAACAACTTCTGATGAAAAACCAGATTTGATATGTGTTGGATGTCCACATGCTTCACTCGAAGAAATTAAACAGGTTGCAGATCTGTTAAAGGGACGAAAAATCAAAAATATGGTTTGGGTGTGTACATCAATCTCAATTAAGGCAGCTGCAGATAGAATGGGTTACACTAAAACCATTGAAACTGCTGGTGGAAAGCTTGTTTGCGACACATGCATGGTAGTTGCACCTGTTGAACAACTAGACTACAAAGTGGTGGGTGTAGACTCAGCCAAAGCAGCTAACTACGTACCGAACATGTGTGGACTTGATGTAGTATACAACGAACTGGAAAATTTAATAATTTACAAATAA
- a CDS encoding HAD family hydrolase, protein MSKNKLTSWNDGLIKQSILEFLESSVESGPNFIKPEDRIASFDYDGTLSIEKPAPAQILYLISTLISKAEEYPHLKDKEPYKSIFEIENNVKVISDEEKPRIVKLMAETYANWSYGQTPEEYEEDVTNFFQKVKQEKFGVCYTDLIYKPMLELFELLKEYEYRIFLCTGSGREFIRTISERVFNIPKENIIGTTEIYEYYNGGLRKVKEPFKQIVVGPGKVEHIFTRTGRLPAFAAGNSNGDIEMLEASEFKLLINHDDDKREYAYQTGAEKMLEVASENNYTVVSMKMTGKRFSTTNLAEIHTIK, encoded by the coding sequence ATGAGCAAAAATAAACTAACGAGCTGGAATGATGGATTAATTAAACAGTCCATACTTGAATTTCTAGAATCATCTGTTGAAAGTGGTCCAAATTTCATCAAACCCGAAGACAGAATTGCAAGTTTCGACTACGACGGAACATTGAGCATAGAAAAACCAGCACCAGCACAAATTCTCTATTTAATTTCGACTCTTATTTCAAAAGCTGAAGAATATCCCCATTTAAAAGATAAAGAACCATATAAGAGTATTTTTGAGATAGAAAATAATGTTAAAGTAATTAGTGACGAAGAAAAACCCAGAATTGTTAAATTAATGGCAGAAACATATGCTAATTGGAGTTATGGACAAACTCCTGAAGAGTATGAGGAAGATGTGACAAATTTTTTCCAAAAAGTAAAACAAGAAAAATTTGGAGTTTGTTACACTGATTTGATATACAAACCAATGTTAGAACTTTTTGAACTTTTAAAAGAGTATGAATATAGGATTTTTCTATGCACAGGTAGTGGTCGTGAATTTATTAGGACCATATCAGAGAGAGTTTTTAATATTCCTAAAGAGAACATAATAGGCACCACTGAAATTTATGAATACTACAATGGAGGATTACGTAAAGTAAAAGAACCATTTAAGCAAATTGTTGTGGGTCCTGGGAAGGTTGAGCATATATTCACCAGAACCGGGCGTTTACCTGCCTTTGCAGCTGGTAATTCTAATGGAGATATTGAAATGTTAGAAGCCTCTGAATTCAAATTATTAATTAATCATGACGATGATAAACGTGAATATGCCTATCAAACAGGTGCCGAAAAAATGCTTGAAGTTGCCTCTGAAAATAATTACACTGTTGTGAGTATGAAAATGACTGGAAAGAGATTTTCAACAACAAATTTAGCTGAAATTCATACAATCAAATAA
- a CDS encoding DEAD/DEAH box helicase, with amino-acid sequence MVSKKTEREVQTSKKVEWIQHPLIKPEKIESRLYQQVLAADVLKKGNTMIVAPTALGKTIVAALVSAERLKTFEDSKVLVLAPSKPLVIQHEESFREFLKTSVSSLTGSIKPEERVKLWNNSQIICATPQTVESDIISSRYDLKNVSLMVFDECHRGVGSYSYVYLADKYVKEAKNPLLLGLTASPGWNEDKIQEVCQNLYIKEVEIKSEEDSDVEPYFNPVEVKWIKTELNQELKDIKMHLEKALKARLTTLKKMGVISSISNVSKKDVLKAKGRAQKRIGVSLHPPQKCFLAVSILTAVINIQHSVELLETQGTIPLQKYIERLKKKKTKAAKGLLNDAEFQMAVGLADKAVENGVDHPKLKRLMQILKKELKNSNSRIIIFTQFRDSVENIYQHCMETNINAVKFYGQASRENEKGLTQKKQKEIIKSFKNGEYDVLISTSVAEEGIDIPSVDLVVLYEPVPSEIRMIQRRGRTGRKNRGRMFILITKGTRDESYYWSSINKEKQMKKQLNKNFNKDLTDFKPVKTKTNSEDAEKPADENRPIIYADSREGSSRVLRELERLNVDIKVKSLAVADYQVSDDVAIERKTNTDFVSSIMDKRLHKQAKELVDNFKKPVIIIEGSEFYSGFIHPNAVRGALASIAVDFGIPIIPTRSPEDTAAMINRIAIREQTHERSDIQIRTEKKPLTTWEQQIFIVESLPNIGPVTARKLLEEFKTVRGVINASEEELKKVDGIGDKIAKNIIRVVDSGFKTLKSEKYLKLDLKNS; translated from the coding sequence ATGGTCTCAAAAAAAACTGAAAGGGAGGTTCAAACTTCCAAGAAGGTGGAATGGATACAGCATCCTCTGATTAAACCAGAAAAGATAGAATCTAGACTTTATCAACAAGTATTAGCAGCAGATGTGCTTAAAAAAGGCAACACAATGATAGTTGCCCCTACAGCTTTAGGAAAAACCATAGTGGCTGCTTTGGTTTCTGCTGAAAGATTAAAAACCTTTGAAGATTCTAAGGTTTTAGTTCTTGCACCTAGCAAACCACTAGTTATTCAGCATGAGGAAAGTTTTAGGGAATTTTTAAAAACCAGTGTGAGTTCACTGACAGGATCCATAAAACCTGAAGAACGTGTTAAACTATGGAATAATTCACAAATTATTTGCGCAACTCCACAAACTGTGGAATCTGACATAATTTCTTCGAGGTACGATCTCAAAAATGTTTCCCTCATGGTCTTCGATGAGTGTCATAGAGGAGTTGGATCCTACTCCTACGTATACTTGGCTGATAAGTATGTGAAAGAAGCTAAAAATCCACTATTACTTGGACTCACAGCATCTCCAGGTTGGAATGAGGACAAAATACAAGAAGTGTGTCAAAATCTTTACATCAAGGAAGTGGAAATTAAATCTGAAGAAGATTCTGATGTTGAACCATATTTTAACCCAGTGGAGGTTAAATGGATTAAAACAGAGTTAAATCAAGAACTTAAAGATATTAAAATGCATTTGGAGAAGGCGCTTAAGGCCAGATTAACAACTCTAAAAAAGATGGGAGTTATAAGTTCAATTTCCAATGTAAGTAAAAAAGATGTTTTAAAAGCTAAAGGTCGGGCTCAAAAACGTATTGGAGTGAGCCTCCACCCACCACAGAAATGTTTTCTTGCAGTTTCGATCTTGACTGCAGTGATAAATATTCAGCACTCTGTTGAATTACTTGAAACCCAAGGCACAATTCCTCTTCAGAAATACATAGAAAGGTTGAAGAAAAAGAAAACAAAAGCAGCAAAAGGTCTTTTAAATGATGCTGAATTTCAGATGGCAGTGGGGCTTGCTGATAAAGCTGTTGAAAATGGAGTTGACCACCCCAAACTCAAACGTTTAATGCAGATACTGAAAAAAGAATTGAAAAACTCGAATTCAAGAATAATAATATTTACACAGTTCAGAGATTCAGTTGAAAATATCTATCAACACTGTATGGAAACGAACATAAATGCAGTTAAATTTTATGGCCAAGCATCAAGGGAAAATGAAAAGGGATTAACACAAAAAAAGCAAAAAGAAATCATTAAATCCTTCAAAAATGGAGAATATGATGTTCTTATTTCTACCAGTGTTGCTGAAGAAGGAATTGACATACCTTCAGTTGATCTGGTTGTGCTCTACGAACCTGTTCCATCAGAAATACGAATGATACAGAGAAGAGGTAGAACAGGACGAAAAAACAGAGGCAGAATGTTCATTTTAATAACAAAAGGAACAAGAGACGAATCATATTACTGGTCCAGCATTAACAAAGAAAAACAGATGAAAAAACAGCTTAATAAAAATTTTAATAAAGATTTAACTGATTTTAAACCAGTTAAAACTAAAACAAACTCAGAAGACGCGGAAAAACCAGCCGATGAAAATAGACCCATAATATACGCAGATTCACGGGAAGGTAGTTCAAGAGTTCTAAGAGAATTAGAACGACTTAATGTTGATATTAAAGTTAAGAGTCTTGCAGTGGCCGACTATCAAGTAAGTGATGATGTTGCAATAGAAAGGAAAACTAATACAGATTTTGTAAGCTCCATAATGGATAAAAGGCTTCATAAACAGGCAAAAGAACTGGTGGATAACTTTAAAAAGCCAGTTATTATCATTGAAGGTTCTGAATTCTACTCAGGATTTATACATCCAAATGCTGTTAGAGGAGCATTAGCATCCATTGCAGTCGATTTTGGGATACCAATAATACCAACTAGATCACCGGAAGATACTGCTGCCATGATAAACAGAATAGCAATACGGGAACAAACCCATGAAAGATCAGATATTCAGATCAGAACTGAGAAAAAACCCCTGACAACATGGGAACAACAGATATTCATAGTTGAATCACTACCGAATATAGGCCCAGTAACTGCTAGAAAACTTTTAGAAGAATTTAAAACAGTTCGAGGAGTGATAAATGCTTCTGAAGAAGAACTGAAAAAAGTTGATGGTATTGGAGATAAAATAGCCAAAAATATTATAAGGGTTGTGGATTCTGGATTTAAAACTCTCAAAAGCGAGAAATATCTTAAACTTGATTTGAAGAATTCTTAA
- a CDS encoding tRNA (adenine-N1)-methyltransferase codes for MRILMDERGKKYMVKDQEFHTDFGYITEEDIVSSKSGDTLKTHLGREFKVIKPNINDYIELMERKCSIILPKDVGIITAITGLGSGYRVLDAGSGSGATAMHFGNIVGDKGEVFSYEIREDFAEIAERNVKGFGLDNVEVKCKDVTEGIEEKDLDLIFLDLPKPWDAADEAMAALKHGGYIATYTPFIEQIQVLQRILKKVGFKEVESFECIFRGIEVTNKGTRPKTRMAGHTGYLSFGRKI; via the coding sequence TTGCGAATATTAATGGATGAACGAGGAAAAAAATACATGGTCAAAGACCAAGAATTTCACACTGACTTTGGATATATTACCGAAGAAGATATAGTAAGCTCAAAATCAGGTGATACCCTAAAAACTCACCTTGGACGTGAGTTTAAAGTAATTAAACCCAACATTAACGACTACATTGAACTCATGGAAAGAAAGTGTTCAATAATTCTTCCCAAGGATGTTGGAATAATAACTGCAATAACTGGTCTTGGTTCTGGTTATAGAGTTTTAGATGCTGGGAGTGGTTCTGGAGCAACTGCAATGCATTTTGGAAACATTGTAGGAGACAAAGGTGAAGTTTTTTCCTATGAAATCAGAGAAGACTTTGCAGAAATTGCAGAACGTAATGTTAAAGGATTTGGATTGGATAATGTTGAGGTCAAATGTAAGGATGTGACTGAAGGTATAGAAGAGAAGGATCTTGACCTGATATTTCTGGACCTGCCAAAACCATGGGATGCAGCAGATGAAGCTATGGCTGCCCTTAAACATGGTGGATACATAGCAACCTACACCCCATTCATTGAACAGATCCAAGTACTTCAAAGGATACTAAAAAAGGTTGGATTCAAAGAAGTTGAAAGTTTTGAATGTATATTTAGAGGTATTGAAGTTACAAACAAAGGAACCAGACCAAAAACACGAATGGCTGGGCACACTGGCTACTTGAGTTTTGGAAGGAAAATTTAA
- the pyrB gene encoding aspartate carbamoyltransferase, translating to MVFNQKNIISISDFSKDDIEYILRLSDKMEPIARSRKTSNVLSGKLLGMLFYEPSTRTRLSFEASMKRLGGSTIGFAEANVSSATKGENLTDTVKIVGEYSDAIVIRHNMEGAARFASGIVDVPVINAGDGAGQHPTQTILDLYTMKKIFGKIDDLHVALIGDLKYGRTVHSLAYALAMFDVKMSFVSPPELKMPEGIVHDLNKAGVSVQQTDDVHSVLEDSDIFYVTRIQKERFPDPEEFSRIKGAYMIDKKLVEDTDLIVMHPLPRIDEISYDLDDTKHAKYFEQAFYGVPVRMALLKSIIESYE from the coding sequence ATGGTCTTTAATCAAAAGAATATAATTTCCATTAGTGATTTCAGTAAAGATGATATTGAATATATCTTAAGACTTTCAGATAAAATGGAACCCATAGCCAGATCCAGGAAAACTTCAAATGTACTATCTGGAAAGTTGTTGGGGATGTTATTTTACGAACCAAGTACAAGAACAAGATTATCATTTGAAGCATCTATGAAAAGACTTGGTGGGAGTACAATAGGATTTGCAGAAGCAAATGTTAGTTCAGCAACCAAAGGAGAAAATTTAACAGATACTGTAAAGATCGTTGGAGAATATTCCGATGCCATAGTTATTAGACATAATATGGAAGGTGCTGCTAGATTTGCTAGTGGAATAGTTGATGTTCCAGTTATCAATGCAGGAGACGGAGCAGGCCAACACCCAACTCAAACCATTCTGGACCTTTACACCATGAAAAAGATATTTGGAAAGATCGACGATCTCCATGTTGCTTTAATAGGAGACCTAAAATACGGAAGAACTGTACATTCCCTTGCATACGCTCTTGCAATGTTTGATGTTAAAATGAGCTTTGTTTCCCCTCCAGAACTTAAAATGCCGGAAGGAATAGTTCATGATCTAAACAAGGCAGGTGTATCAGTTCAGCAAACGGATGATGTCCACAGCGTTCTTGAAGATTCGGATATATTTTATGTCACAAGAATACAAAAGGAAAGATTCCCTGATCCAGAAGAATTTTCAAGGATCAAAGGTGCTTACATGATCGATAAAAAACTGGTTGAAGACACAGACCTCATAGTCATGCATCCTCTCCCAAGGATCGATGAAATATCCTACGATTTGGATGACACCAAACATGCAAAATATTTTGAACAAGCCTTTTATGGTGTACCAGTACGTATGGCTCTCCTAAAGTCAATAATCGAGAGTTACGAATAA
- a CDS encoding orc1/cdc6 family replication initiation protein, whose protein sequence is MNIFEELGEKKSVFKCKKFLDHRFLPEKLPHREEQIKSVAKYWIEALNSVTPPDVTIYGKTGTGKTAVSKFARKQLEQIAKEKKVNVRVEYIRCTDYTTEYQVIARLCQQMGRDVPYRGWTKAEVVHAFRDLFKKNVFGKDLILIIILDEIDILLKNDGDGLLYTLTRTDNVSIASISNFVDFKQFIKPRVRSSLRDREIVFPPYNAQQLVDILKERSEMSFKDGVLNNDVIPLCAALAAKEEGDARYALDLLRTSGELADEKASETVFENYVREAKDYIEHNKVTDIVMTLPSQQQKVLESIIYLTKEKEEITSGRLYEVYKQFSKGDSVSYRRIFDFINELEMLGLISTKTISRGRGKGRTNIIDLQCEMGLLEDAIWNG, encoded by the coding sequence ATGAATATATTTGAAGAGTTAGGCGAAAAAAAGAGTGTTTTTAAATGCAAAAAGTTTTTAGATCACAGATTTCTGCCTGAAAAATTACCTCATCGAGAGGAACAGATAAAATCTGTTGCAAAATATTGGATAGAAGCATTAAACAGTGTGACTCCTCCTGATGTGACAATATATGGTAAAACTGGAACTGGTAAGACTGCGGTTTCTAAATTTGCTCGAAAACAGCTCGAACAAATTGCTAAAGAAAAAAAAGTTAATGTTAGGGTAGAGTACATACGATGCACAGATTATACCACTGAGTATCAAGTAATTGCCAGATTATGTCAACAGATGGGTCGGGATGTTCCTTACAGAGGTTGGACTAAAGCAGAGGTTGTCCATGCTTTCCGTGATCTTTTTAAGAAGAACGTTTTTGGAAAAGATCTTATTTTAATAATTATTTTAGATGAAATCGATATTCTGCTCAAAAACGATGGTGATGGACTTCTTTATACCTTAACAAGGACCGATAACGTGTCCATAGCATCAATAAGTAACTTTGTTGATTTTAAGCAGTTTATTAAACCCAGGGTAAGAAGTAGTCTTCGTGACAGGGAAATTGTATTCCCTCCTTACAATGCTCAACAACTTGTAGACATCCTAAAAGAAAGATCTGAAATGTCTTTCAAGGATGGTGTTTTAAACAACGATGTGATCCCCCTTTGTGCTGCACTTGCAGCTAAGGAAGAGGGAGATGCTAGATATGCATTGGATCTGCTCCGAACTTCTGGTGAATTGGCCGACGAAAAAGCTTCAGAAACAGTTTTTGAAAATTATGTCCGAGAAGCTAAAGACTACATAGAACACAACAAGGTTACAGACATTGTAATGACACTTCCAAGTCAACAACAAAAGGTATTGGAATCAATTATCTACTTGACAAAAGAAAAGGAAGAAATTACTTCTGGTAGACTCTACGAAGTTTATAAACAATTTTCCAAGGGAGATTCTGTTTCGTACAGAAGAATATTTGATTTTATTAATGAACTGGAAATGTTGGGTTTGATCTCAACAAAGACCATATCTCGAGGAAGAGGAAAAGGAAGAACCAATATAATTGACTTACAGTGTGAGATGGGTCTTTTGGAAGATGCAATTTGGAATGGTTAA
- a CDS encoding cobalamin biosynthesis protein → MNLIIIILAAVLIDILFGELPSRIHPVVLIGKLINYLIRSLNNHNTKFTGLIITILTLIIPLIIIYTLLDLSKFNYYIYLLVAAIVLSTTFAIRSLITSVKKIEEDLNEDIEKAKHSISYLVSRETSDLEESDIISAAIETLTENITDSITAPLIYTFIFGILGAVFYRVVNTLDAMMGYKTPKYINTGWYPAKLDDLLNYVPARITGFLMVMAAWILRMNWKNSYKIMVRDARKTPSPNSGYTMAATAGALEIQLEKKGVYQLGEQIHPLRIETISRTILLTKVVVLIFLIISVLCYTILTIIIMNWI, encoded by the coding sequence ATGAATTTGATAATAATAATTTTGGCAGCTGTGCTGATTGATATCTTGTTTGGTGAGTTACCATCAAGAATCCACCCAGTTGTACTCATTGGTAAATTAATAAATTACTTGATAAGATCTTTAAATAATCACAACACCAAATTCACAGGTCTTATCATCACTATATTAACCTTAATTATTCCTTTAATAATCATTTATACCCTACTAGACCTGTCTAAATTTAATTATTACATCTATTTACTGGTTGCTGCCATTGTATTATCAACCACGTTTGCCATCAGATCTCTCATAACTTCTGTGAAAAAAATAGAAGAAGATTTGAATGAAGATATTGAAAAAGCTAAACATTCAATTTCATACTTAGTCAGCAGAGAAACTTCTGATCTTGAAGAATCAGATATAATATCAGCAGCCATCGAAACTTTAACAGAAAATATAACCGATTCCATAACTGCACCCCTTATCTACACTTTCATATTCGGAATTTTAGGAGCTGTATTCTACAGGGTTGTGAACACTTTAGATGCTATGATGGGTTATAAAACACCCAAGTACATAAACACAGGATGGTATCCAGCTAAATTAGATGATTTACTAAATTATGTACCTGCTAGGATCACAGGATTTCTAATGGTTATGGCTGCATGGATTTTAAGAATGAACTGGAAAAATTCTTACAAGATCATGGTAAGGGATGCTAGAAAAACTCCCAGCCCAAATTCTGGCTACACCATGGCAGCAACAGCAGGAGCATTAGAAATACAACTGGAAAAAAAGGGAGTATATCAATTAGGAGAACAAATACATCCTTTAAGGATAGAAACCATTTCAAGAACCATTCTTTTAACAAAAGTAGTTGTACTAATATTTTTGATAATTTCTGTATTATGCTACACTATACTGACAATAATTATCATGAATTGGATCTAA
- a CDS encoding cobalt-precorrin 5A hydrolase, translating into MKIAIITVTENGKILGESLQNKLLTDNTIIKVQIFHKNVKKTLINSFNKFDCIIGIMATGIMVRNICPLIKTKENDPAVLIIDEKGKHVISLLSGHLGGANKLTHKIADLMGSDPVITTSTDLNSKFGVDCLANKYHFKLIPVSNIKSINSSLINDQKVWIDYNSNYEYLWEDTEVSDSYEHGNNHSQKLLVSNGISDLELVEKKIVLGLGSRKNISTEKVLKAIYLAIANLDIPIERINTLTTGEMKKNEHGILEAAKTINKPLKIISESELKNFTNPDMNDSEFVKSKFGIGGVCEPSSLIEAGTKSRLILRKTSYDGVTVAIALSFN; encoded by the coding sequence ATGAAAATTGCAATTATAACAGTAACAGAAAATGGGAAAATTTTAGGAGAATCCTTACAAAATAAACTACTCACTGACAACACAATAATCAAAGTTCAAATTTTCCATAAAAACGTTAAAAAAACCCTAATCAATTCTTTCAATAAATTTGATTGTATCATAGGAATAATGGCCACCGGAATAATGGTTAGAAATATTTGCCCACTCATAAAAACCAAGGAAAACGATCCTGCAGTTCTCATTATTGACGAAAAGGGAAAACATGTTATAAGTTTATTATCTGGACATTTAGGTGGTGCAAACAAATTAACACACAAAATAGCTGATCTCATGGGATCAGATCCAGTGATAACCACTTCAACAGATCTAAACAGCAAATTTGGTGTTGATTGTCTTGCAAACAAGTATCATTTCAAATTGATTCCAGTATCCAACATAAAATCGATCAATTCATCCCTTATCAACGATCAAAAAGTATGGATAGATTACAATTCTAACTATGAATATTTATGGGAAGATACTGAAGTTTCAGATTCCTATGAACATGGAAACAACCATTCCCAGAAACTATTGGTTTCAAATGGAATTTCAGATCTGGAACTAGTTGAAAAAAAAATTGTCCTAGGATTGGGATCAAGAAAAAATATAAGTACTGAAAAGGTACTTAAAGCAATTTATTTGGCAATAGCAAATTTAGATATACCTATAGAACGAATAAATACATTGACAACAGGTGAAATGAAAAAAAATGAGCATGGAATTTTAGAAGCAGCTAAAACCATTAATAAACCTTTAAAAATAATATCTGAATCTGAATTGAAAAATTTCACCAATCCTGACATGAATGATTCGGAATTTGTAAAGTCTAAATTTGGAATAGGCGGAGTATGTGAACCATCATCTCTCATCGAAGCCGGAACAAAATCCAGACTCATATTGAGAAAAACTTCATACGATGGAGTTACAGTTGCAATTGCACTCTCCTTCAATTGA
- a CDS encoding UPF0147 family protein, with amino-acid sequence MSQDAFERCNQILQHITEDTSVPRNIRRAAEESKELLSKDDDEPTVRASTVISILDEISNDPNIPIHARTLIWNVLSELESIRH; translated from the coding sequence ATGAGTCAAGACGCTTTTGAACGATGTAATCAAATTTTACAACATATAACTGAGGATACTAGTGTTCCTAGAAATATTAGAAGAGCTGCAGAAGAATCAAAGGAACTACTATCTAAAGATGATGATGAACCAACAGTAAGGGCTAGTACTGTAATTTCAATATTGGATGAAATCAGTAACGATCCAAATATCCCTATCCATGCAAGGACACTTATTTGGAACGTTTTAAGCGAATTAGAATCAATTAGACATTAA